The stretch of DNA CTTTAACAAATTGAAAACACCAGGACTGCCTAGTTGAGTATACTAGTGATGAACTACCTGAAAAACAGAACTTGGATATTCTCTTTTAGAATATTTGACAGTAGAGGTATAGTGTTTACAGCTAAATCTTCTCTCCGATAGTGAAGGTACCTGCATTTTCAGAGATTTTAGCATACTTGTCTTATAAATGCACATAAAATAAACAAGCAAAGCATTCCCTGTCTAATAGTTCAAGCTTTTAGATAAGACGATACACACACTATAGCGCAGTAGAAAGTAAAGGGAAGAAGAGAACTAGCCCCAAACAAAAATCCCAAGCATATGGCAGGTAAGTGGTGTTGGCATGTAGCGCCTTTTGAACTTCTGGCTTGTTTAGGTACAAATTTATCCTATCAGTAAGGCATGTTTCTGCAACTTTTCCTACTTCATGCTTAACAAACTGTCAAAAGAATAGCTGCAAAAGGTTAGCTGCAATTGCAAAAAGTTGAATTATGTCCTAAAAACAATTACATTTCCTACCTTTCCATGTATTGTGGCAAGGGCTCCCAATTGTCTTGCTGTACCAGAAGATACACATGTTGGCGCGAGCAGATCGCCCATATCTATATCACTTCCCATCTCCTCGTCTGTGAGTTCCCAAACTTTCGTGCACTCATTAGATACATTATTATGTATTGATTCCAGCAAGAACCTCGTTTCGTTACAGATTTTTCTTCTCATGGTAAGCAATTCATCAGAAATGGCACCGTGTGACCATAGATATTCAGAAGACTTCACGCTTATTTCAAGATCTAGTAGTGGATTCCCCAGCTGCAAAATTCATTTTATTAAGTGAAGATTTGAATGTGCcacaattatcaacaagtagtTTAAGATTAATGTAAACATTACTGCAATTGATTTAAGCTTGATTGGTTTAACATTGGGCTTTCTGTTGTAATCAAGCAGCAATACTGTAAGCTGTGGTATATAGTGACCTAAtaaccataacatatatacagtaTTAGTTTCCAAATCTTTGCAACGAAAAAGCAAAATAGACATAGGCAAGTTAAGTTCAGATATATTAACCTGCATAACTCTCCCCAGCTAAGTACACGTCCGAGTTTCTATATTGGGGGAATTTCTTGAACCAGTTGAGAATGAATTGGAGATTCTCCTTAGCTGTAAAAGATAAAAAAGAGTAGAATTAATAGTTTTCTGGCATTGAGTTACTAATATTATTGGCTATTTCAAGTAAACTGTTATACCAGTTGCCGTATCATCCCAATTGGTGTAGTCTGAGCTTGTATTTGAGTATGAAAATCCTACTCCAATCGGGGACTCCACGTATAACATGTTCGATACTGTTTCATAGCAATCAAAACCAGTctattattatccgattttcggGTATAAAATCTTTTTAATATGATTATTCAGGAAATAAGAAATCACATTACCCAAATTCCAAGAATACTTGTTTTTTATTAGGCTTCCATCAATCCTTGGCTGAAATGGACCATGCTCCATAAAAGCACCAAAACCCACAGATGAACAACCAGGGCCTAAGATTTTGAATACATTCAAATTAATAACTCTTTTTTTTCTTCCATTTCAGTTCTTAAAGTATAAATCAAGGTTATTAGAAAAATGTACCTCCATTGAGCCACACAGTAAGGGGAAGTGATGCTGCATTTTCTGAATCTGCATCAACAAAGTAATAAAATAGGGCTCTGCCATGTTGAGCATTGGTAACAATATAACCAGAGTATTGTTTGAAGAAAATATTTGGAGGCTGTCCAGGAAGAGAAGTTATGAGCTCAGCACTTGATTTGAagcagaaaaaagaagaaaagatagTCAAGATACAAACCCAACGAACCATTTCAGATGAAAATAGTGAATGAGTAGGTCAAAAAGTCAAAACAAAATAATTGTACCCCTGCAAATtgatatccattatattaatTTAGATATCTAATTATTAATTGACATGGGAGTAGTCCATGAGGATTTGAATAATACATCAGCCTTTAAAATAATGGTGGTGTATAAGTCTGTTTGTGGGCGGTTCAACTATTCAACCAAGTACCTACATCTCTCACGTAATATAAATTCAATCCACCAAAGCTTAGGAAAAATCGAAAAAATAACCTAATTCTAGATCCAGCTTCGTTTTAACGGTTAGAGCACACTCCCAAATGCCAAAAATAAGGTTGACTTATCTGGCTGCATTGGACTAATCTTGTTGTAAACTACA from Nicotiana tomentosiformis chromosome 11, ASM39032v3, whole genome shotgun sequence encodes:
- the LOC104117828 gene encoding serine carboxypeptidase-like 46, which codes for MVRWVCILTIFSSFFCFKSSAELITSLPGQPPNIFFKQYSGYIVTNAQHGRALFYYFVDADSENAASLPLTVWLNGGPGCSSVGFGAFMEHGPFQPRIDGSLIKNKYSWNLVSNMLYVESPIGVGFSYSNTSSDYTNWDDTATAKENLQFILNWFKKFPQYRNSDVYLAGESYAGHYIPQLTVLLLDYNRKPNVKPIKLKSIALGNPLLDLEISVKSSEYLWSHGAISDELLTMRRKICNETRFLLESIHNNVSNECTKVWELTDEEMGSDIDMGDLLAPTCVSSGTARQLGALATIHGKFVKHEVGKVAETCLTDRINLYLNKPEVQKALHANTTYLPYAWDFCLGYLHYRREDLAVNTIPLLSNILKENIQVLFFSGDQDSKIPLTQTRKIAKLLARDLKLVALDKYGPWYDGLQIGGWSQSFGGLREGKNVTYLTFATVRGAAHEVPFTSPSQALTLFRAFLRGHKGQHNLSPQVA